The following is a genomic window from Mus caroli chromosome 17, CAROLI_EIJ_v1.1, whole genome shotgun sequence.
ATCGTGGCCTTCCAAGTCCTGGGCAGTCCCTGACGCACAGTCTAGGAGCCTCATCATGCACTCTGTGGGTAGATGACAGGGCGCTCTGAGTACTGACACCAGGGGACCTTGCTGAGGGGAGCAGGGCCATGATGTCTACGCCCCCCCAAACCTGATATGGCTGAGGACTGTCAAAGctgccctctctctgtgtgtcgaCCAGCACTCACCAGCAAAACCAACCACCATGAGCTGAGCTCCTGGGGACAGGCTCAAGGACATGGCAAAGAATGGCAGAGGTGTCTTCTGTATCACCTGTAGGAAAACAGTATGACACTGAGGTCTCCTGCCAGGGACAAAGCCCAAGCTCCATGGCCTTCTAACCCTATGACACAGCCCTGGATGTCCACCTACAGAGCAGTGATCACACAAACCTGCTTCTCGCGGAGACTGTAGAAGATGACCTCCTCATGTGCACCCAGGCCCACACACACCAGTACCGCTTTATCCCAAGGGCAGAAGGCAGCAAGAGAGGGGGGCAGGAGGCCTGGAGCCTGTGGAAAGCAGTATGTTGTGCTGGGTTGTGCAGACTCCAATCCCCACCCACATGACTGTGGAACTCTTACCTCTGAGACGGCAGGTGCAGGAAAGCTCAACCATTCCAGGAGTTCACAGCGGTCCCGGAGCCAGTCAGAGACCCAGATGCTGACACGTTGGTCCCCACTCGCAGCCAGCCACAGTTCTACACCCTCTACCCCCAGGTCTCCATACTGGGAGAAATGAGGGATGTGAGAATCTGCTGCCTGCCCACAGCACCCCAAACCCCTCGCCACCATCACCTGAGCTTGCCTTACTTCTTTGCTCGTGCTCTGGATAGCAGAAATTGGGGCACCCCGGTGGTCACTGAGCACACGGAAGGTCATTCCTGTGCAGGGGTGGCTTATAGCCACAAGTCCGTCCTTATCTCCAGATAGGATGGTCTGACCTGTGGCAGATGGAGACTATGATGCCATTGTGTGAGCCCAACCCACAACCTGGAAGTGTGGTGCAGGCTAGCTGAGATGGGCACGTGACTCTCTGGCCGCGTCTGCTCACCGTCGGTGGAGAAGGCGATGGCTGTCAGAGCAGTCCGGTGGGGGTGCATCTTGAGTTCCATTGCTGTACGAGAGATACTGAAGACTCGAAGTGTGCCATCACTGTAGCCGGCCGCTacctgctgctgctctgggaGTTCACAGGACGGGGGCGTCCACgcaaggcagaggcagctctAGTGTTGCATGGAGAAGGAGAAATCAACATGGCCCCAGGAAGGGGACAGAGGGAGCAGAGCACATGACCGACCCCCAACCCCAGATCTCCCAACTTACCTGGTTCAGCACCTGAAACTGGATCACCAGCTCCATGCTGGCCAAAGACCACACCCTCACGCTCCCATCCTCACCACAGGTGGCACAGTGAGACTCACTGGGGCTGAAGACCACCTCGTTTACCTGTGGGACCCCAGTAGAGTTAAGGGGATGCCCATCTGGGCCTTTCCCACTCAGATCTCCAAGCCAGGCTGCCCACACAGGAACAACTGTCTTCTGCCCAAGCCCACTTGACCCAACCACCTCCATGTGAGGTACATACTGCTACCTAGACTTAGGGATGAACCCATCGTAGGTGGGATGTGGAAAACCACGGGAAACACTGACAGAACCTAGAGTATATACTGTGACCTGGTGTCTCCAGCAGGCTACAGATTGAAAAAGAAAGCACGAGCCACTTGGATGTCCCCACTGCTCAGAGCTCAAGTGGCTTTGTGGCTTTTTATTCAGACTCTTGAATGTCTTGATGGAGAAAATATGTGCATCTCGTGGGCACCACTGAGAATCAGGATTTTTGGAGGCAGGTGGCACAGATGCCATGAACCAGTAAAATTCCGTGTAAACTGATGCATAATATCTCTTGGAGAAAATCCAAGGTTAGGGTTGCTCAGGGGTCCTGGGTCCCATTGCCATCCTAGGCTCACGAGGTTCATATCACAGCCTATGGGCCTGGAATGCCTGTCCATCCTTAGTGCTGGGAAGCAGTCAGGACTGCCAGCACAGCTAAGGGCTCAAGACCCAAACCTCTGTGGGTGGGAGGGCATACTGGCTATTTGAACAACAGGAAACTGGCCATAGGAAAGACAGAAGAACTGAGACACAGCCTGGATGAACCTAGAAATCTGATGGACAATGAAGGAAGCCCATACAAGGCCATAGGCAAGATCCATCACATGGCAATCAGGCATGAATAAATCCAGATAGTCCTATCAAATGACAGGCCTGCCTAGACCTGACCACATCTGAAATACCCAGGCCAGTTCCAACTGCGTATGAACAGATACATTCAGAACCTGGTGGGACCGCCAGGATTCCACACTAGGATCCTGACAATGTCAGCAGAGCCAGCCTATGGGAAAGGCTAAGCAGGTGATGTGGGTTCTTTAAcaagttacaaaaagaaaagactacagctgggcgtggtggcgcacgcctttaatcccagcactcgggaggcagaggcaggcggatttctgagttcgaggccagcctggtctacaaagtgagtgccaggacagccagggctacacagagaaaccctgtctcgaaaaaaccaaaaaaaagaaaagactacaGTCTTTTGAGTCTCCGAGTGTTACTCATGAGCTGAAGACACGATGACTGTGGTGGAAGAGATGGAGGCAGTAAATGGGCTTGCTGCCCTAGCCTACCCTACCTGGGCTGGCAATCCTGTCTTCCTTCACAGCCCAGTGAGCTCACCTTGGTCCTGTGGCCACTGATGAGGCGGGTGCTAGTGCCCTCTGTCCAGCTGATGTACCAGATGGTGCCAGCTGTGGTACCCACTACACCCATGTCCATGCCACTGTCAAAACTGGCACTCACAACAGCCCCATCCAGGGTCAGCTCACGCTCCATGAAAACAGAACTGGATCTAAGAGAACAGGGAAAGGAGTCCTGAGGCTGGAGACACAAGCCAGCGGAGTCTGCCAGGTGACAGGGAAACTGGCAGCTATCAGTCTGGTCCTGTGCTCTCATGGGTAAAGGAACCAACTCGCCAGGCCAGAGATTCTAAGCTTCTTTATCCTTGGTCTGCAGTGTGCAAGGCCCATGCTATCTATGCCTGAGTGCACCCATAAAGAGGAGCCCAACTAAGACAGATATGTAGGGTAGCCCTAGACTAAGAGCTGTGCTACACCACTGCTGGCTTGCAGGATCCATCAAGGACTTGAGACTTTATAGCCAAAACCCAGGGGGATGATGCAGGCCAGAGGCCTATGGCAGCTCACCTGGCACTGGAACCTTTGCGCCTTAGCTCTGGCACAACCCCCACAGCCCAAAGGCGCAGCCTTTTTGTGTTGCTCCCACTGATCAGTCTAGAGCCTGAACACAGCAGCACCCCTAGGAGACAAAGTGGGTATAAAATACCCATTTCCCACACTGTGACAGCCAGCTCAGCTGGAGGGTGATAGAGACTGTAGAACACTCACCGATCTCCCCATCGTCAGCCTCCCAGGCCAGGAAGCAGTGGCCAGTGCCAGTGTCCCAGACACAGACCTGGCCAGAGCTGGAGCCACAGTAGAGCAGAGGGCTGGCCCCATAGCAGAGTGAGGTCAACTCGGACGCCCCCAGTTCCTCAGGGACTGGCTCTCGGTGTACCTGACAGAGCACCAGTGTGGCTGTGGGTCAATGAGGTCCTCAGGCAACCGTTTCCCATTCTCTCAAGTTAGTTGCCCATGGAACacctcggggctggagagatggctcagaggttaagagcactggctgcttttccagaggacccagaatcatttcccagcatccacatggcagctcacaactgtgtaacTGTTCAAGGGGATTCAGCACCCTCATACAGAGGCACATGCAAGTGAGACACCAATGCTAAAATAACACCTCAGTCAGCAGCCTGGTACCTGGAAGCAGGTGTCTGCCCCATGATGCTGCAGGAGCCAGAAGGTGATGGCATTTGTGCCCACACAGATGAGCTCACTGGCATCCCATGGGTTAAAGGCCACACCATGCACAGGCTCCAGGAGGCGAGTGGATGACAGGAGTTCATAGGTTGCCATGCTCCACAGGGCAAGGTTCCTGTCAGCATAGTCCCCTAGGGACATATAACAGGGATGTCAGGCATAGTCTAGCCACCATGGCTCCTAGAAATCTGCCCTCTCTGCTTACCCAAGCCTACCTACCCAGCGTTACAAGGAACTCATCATCTGGTGAGAAAGCCAGAGCTTGCACAGCTGTGTCATGGTGGGAAAGGAGGTGTCGACAAAGGCCCTTGGGAACATCCCAAATTCGGATCTGGCAACGGGCAGTTGTGTTGCcgcagcaggaggcagaggccaagaTCTGCAGGCCGGAAGGTGGTCAGTAGAGACGCTCCCATGCCTGCCCTTGCTGAATGGTGGGTACTCGGGGACGTATCCTGCATGCTAAACTAGAACCACAGCCACCCTCTACTGTACACTGTGCCCCTGGACGTGGACAAGGGATGCACCTGGCCATCCTGGTTGAGTGCCAGAGTAGAGATCTCCTGAGAATGGCCAAGCCAGTGCCTCTGGGTGCCAGAATGCAGGTCCTCCACTACCACCAGGCGACCACAAGTGTAGGCAAAGAAACCTGTATGTAGGCAAGGGAAATGACAAGATCCCAGCACCGCCACTGCCGGCAGTAAAACCTCATGGGGCTTTGGCATAACAAGGGCATGTGCCAGTGCCCTACACTCTAGAAGCTTCAACTGACATCCAGTTCACTGTGGAGGACCTACCCTAGAGGATGAGACTGGACACTGCAGTCCTACCTGTGTCGGGCCTCCAGACCATGTTGGCCCGCCCATTCCCATTGTAGCCCACAACGGCCTTCAGGCGCAGCCGCTCCCTGccaatgggagggaaggagacactCTGCAAGGAAGCAGACCCAGAAAGCTGGTGACCAGCATAGCTGTCCCCAGACTACACAAGTCAGCTGGTGACCAGCATAGCTGTCCCCAGACTATACAGGTCAGCGCTAAGAGATATACATAGTGGTCAGGTAAGGGACCTGGGGTATAAATCGGGAGGTGGGATCCATGGGAGCCAGGAACTAGGAACTTGATGCTCCTGGAGTACTGAGGGGCAGAGAAGGGCAGCAGCACcagtgagagacagaggtggTGGGTGGTATCAGCAGAACCAGAAAGCTGAGAATCTACACTACCAGATGGAGGCTGTGTGTGGGCAGGATGGAGTGGAAGCTCCCCAGGGGAAGACTGAGAGGGTCCACGATGAGAGAAGACAATGTTTAAACCCTAGCATGGTGTGCTGCCAACCTTAACCCGTGGTGAGGTCTTATATCGAGCTGTGAAGTGCTTGTAGGAATCTGGGCGGGTTGGGAGCCCAGCCTTCCCGCTCCGCAGGCTCCATTCACCTGACAGAAGAGACCATGGGACACTCAACTGCCTACTATCACCAGAGATTCCTCCCCAGACACAAAGCACCCCCAACCCTGCTAGGCTAAGAGCTGTGTACCACCCACCACAGGTATATCAGGACCCCCAGAGTCCTGGAGGTGACCTCAAGCCATCTTTCAGGAAAGATTACTACAAGCCCCCAAAGTGGCCCGACAGAGGTCTCGGTCTCTGCCCGCAGCCAGGCTTACTCATGTGGCTGTGGGGACTGGGACGCTCAGCTTGTGTCCAGGAGCTCCCTGCAGCCTCCCGAGGGGCATCCCCAGCTCCACTGGCTTCCCTGTCCACGAGCACATGTGGGGTTGGGGCCTGGCCTTGGAGGAGCGCCTCAGAAACATGGTTCTCCTCACAGAGTCCTTCCTCATCAGACGTGGAGAAGGTGCCTAGGGTTAGGACCAGCAAGAGAAAGAGCAAAGTCAGAGtcggtagtgcacacctttaatcccagcattcaggaagcggagacaaggagatctctggagtttgaggccagcctggtctgtatggtgagtttcaggacagccagagctgtcttGAAAGTGagacaaatgtatacacatatctAGTATCTGCTCCAGAtactgctcctgctgctccttggagctcactgaccGGACCATTACAGTGTGCAGTTATCCAACACAGCCAAACCCCAGCTGCCAGGTACGTGCTGTGGGCAGCAACTGGCTGTGGCTCCCACAGAGGAGAGCACAGATAGAGTGAGAGTCggtcttgaaagaaaaaaggaagaaagggaacaaCAGCTACCTGGCCGGACACCACTGAGAACCAGCACACCATGTGACCATGTACACCCAGACCTGCCGAGGACCCCACCCTCACCAGTACTGCCTTCAAGGAGCCTGTCATGGGTACTCAGTGGAGGCGGTAATGCCTGAAACGGTATGGGCACTTGCTGCCGAGGGAGTCCACTGGCCCCAGATGCCAGGTCATCCAGCTGCCCTGAACTAGAGCCTAGAGATAGAAAGACCATGTCAGGGCTGGGCGTGCCAGATATGTCTCTCAGGGAGGAGGTCTCATCAGGCAGGCACAGGAGAGGAGACGGTGCCACTTGCCCAACATGACCACCAACCAACCCAGTGTCAGCTCCACACCAACTAACACGGTCATGCCCTCCTCTCCCAGCTAAGCCTGAATCACTCACCGGCCTCATGCACTGGGGGTGCTTCATGATCACCTCCATCTCTGAGAACAAGAGAAGGTGTCAGGGGCCAGCCAGCAAAGGCCCATGCAGATATGATGAAGGACAGACACTTGCCTCTCCGGGGTAGCCAGGATGTCCCAGAGGAAGATGGCATCCCCCACACTGATGACCTGCAGCTGATCAGGTGTGAAGGCTACAGCGTGCACAGGCTCTGAGTGGCCAATGTATACCTAGGGGCAGTAAGCACCACATATAGGGACCCAGAGCATGCCTAGGATTCTGTGCTCCCAGTCTCTAGGTATCTCCAGGTAGCATTTGGCCTCAGtaagcagagagttctacacATCACCTTCCATCCTTCCAATCCCTGCCTTCCCTCACTTGCTCCTCCAGGGTCCCCTCAGCCACCCATGGAGagccacagcacacagcacatacCTGGCAGCTGGGGTTCGCCTGTGTTGAATAATCCCACACTGTAATGGTCCGGTCAGTGGCTGCCAGCAGCAAATGAGCATCCTCACTAAGAGCCAGGGAGCAGCAGGCTCTGGAGCGGACACTAGATAACTAGAATAAAGCATTCTCAAGATGCCCCTTTGTGGTAGAGCAGCTGGCACTGGGGCAAGGCTGCAGGAACAGGGAAGGGTCGGCAGCCCACTGCCGGTAGTGCCCTGACTCACCTCCCGGAGCGTGTGTCCTGACACAGCATCCAGTACCACAACCTTGTTAGAGGATGTGGACACCAGCAAATGGCCTGAGTTCCCGGGGCTGAAGCAGATAGCCACAGCCCAGTCCAGGTGGTTGCTGGCCAGGTTGAGGGTGCTGACATCAACACGGAGTAGCTAGGGGGCAAGTGACCACTAGCCTCCAATCCAGGGTTAGTGGGCACCACCCAGGGCCAGGGAAGTGGCTTCAGGAGCCCCCACCTGGGTGCCCAGAAATAAGCCCCACTTAGGAAGCTGAGCTTCTAGAAAGCATGGCAAGGCCAAGACCTTCAGTATCGGGGATAGGCCCTGGACTGCTCCTGAGCAACTGTAGCCTCTTGCCTATTCCTGTATACTTTATACCTAGACAGGCAGAGCCCTGGCCTAGGGGGCCCCACACTCACCTCATCCAAGGAGGCCGACTCCACAATTGTCACCATGCACTTGGAGGGGCCCACAAAGGCCAGCCGGCAGCTGTCTCCACTGACTGCCAGAATATTGGGGTTGGGGCGACCATCCTGACAGACCATGTTGGCTGTAGTAGCATAGGGCAGGGGGTCAGTGGGTGTGGTGGGAGACTCTTAACCCCATCTCCCATGCAGCATACACTGGCCCTCTATAGTTTGCACGGAGCTCATACTTCAGGTCTCTCAGGCTGTCTCACATGACCACTTGGCAGGCTAAGTCAAGGAGAAGCACTGGAGGCACAGATGCCATCTGAATGGATCTCTCACAGATGCTTTCCCAGTGCCCAGGCTGCCCATCTTCTGAAGCAGAAGAGGCACAGACCCTTATTGACCCTTGGCTTGTAAGGAGGGCTCAGAGACCCCTCCTTGGTGGGAGGCACATGACAAAACACAGACCCTGAGCATGGAGGTAATGGCCGTGCCCTAATTAGACCAGAGACACCTAGAAAGAAAGtacctctatcagattggccatGTGAGCAAAAttatgggagcattttcttgattaatgaatgACTGATGTAGGTGGTCCTGCCCATTTGGCAGTGCCACTTCTGGGCcggtggtcctgggctgtgttAGGGAAGCAGGCAGAGCCAGCCATGGGGATCAAGTCAGTAAACGGtacccctccaaggcctctgcttcagttcctaccttcaagttcctgccctgacttccctggatggactggaaactgaaagatgaaataaactctctcttcccCAGCTTGCTTTATCAGAGCATAGAAAGCTAACCAAGACAGAGCTCCCCAGTGCTTGGAACCAGCGTGAGTGGCTAGGAGCCTGACCTGCCACACGTAGGACGCAGCATTGAGAGACAGCACAGCTGTACTGGACCAGCGAGCCCTGAGAGCAGGAGCTGAACAGAAATCTGCCGTCAAGGGTGATGACCAGGCTGGTGATGGCCCCTCGGTGACGCCTGCAGCACACATGGGACACTCGCTGACCTTGGCCCTGGGAGCCAAGATGAGGTTTATGGTGGCACTGGCTTTCCTGCAAAGGGTCCTCCCCACATGGGATCCCACAGAGCTCCTGAGCTTCCATATTCACTGGTggtgtctgtgtagccctgcccctcacccgTCCCCGCCCCGAGACACTCACGTGTGTTCTACCAGGACTCCAGCGTTCTCCAAGCTGAAGGAACGCACTGCCCCACTGCTGAAGCCACAGAAGAAGTTTGGCAGTGTGGGGTGGAAAGCAACAGCACAAGGGGTGTCCTCAGAGGACGAGAAGTCATACAGCTGGAGGAAAGAGACCACCATGAAGGGTGGGTAGGGGCCAAGAAAACTCaaggggctgggcatggtggcgcacgcctttaatcccagcacttgggaggcagaggcaggcagatttctgagttcaaggccagcctggtctacaaagtgagttccaggacagccagggctatacagagaaaccctgtctcaagaaaccaaaaaaaaaaaaaaaaaaaaaaaaaaccctcaagggACAATTGTGCCCCACGTGATTTTAACACTAAGTTCCAGAGACTGGGCTGGAAGGACCCAATTCCCTGTGGATCCCTTGCCCTCAGCCTCTGGGTGTGGTGTCTGGATCTATCCCCTGCTTGCCTTTTGCCACTCCCTACCTGCTGTAGGGTAGCCAGGTCCCAGATACGGACAGTGTGGTCAAGGGACACAGTGGCCATCTGTCCCCGGTTCTGTTCTGTAGAAAGCGCCAACACTGGGGCCATGTGGGAGCGTGCCAACACAGTATACTCCCGGGAGGGGACATCCAGGAAGCCCAGGTGGCCTGAAGTGGTGGTGGACAGCACACGCAGGCCATCGGGACTGAAGGAGACAGAACTGACAGGGCCGTCGTGTTCTGTGGGAAGGGTAGGTCGACAGCCGCTGGGGCTCCAGGAAAGCTCACACCACACTATGTGGGTACTGAAGTACCCAAGACACAGACCCCTTGCTCCTCTGCTGCCAAGGCTCCAAAGCTCTGAGAGTATCATGCCCACCAGCCACTGCCCCCAAAGCCACAGTGAAAGCGGCCTGCAGAGAGCAGCACTGGTACTGTGAGGCAGCCAGGTTCAGGGTAGCTCCCTCACCCCATAGCTCACTGTCCAGCCTGAGACGAGTACTCCCAAAACCAGAGCCAGAGGATCCCAACCTTCCCTGGGCCAGCTCTCCCCACACCCACACTAGGGTAGACAGATTTAtgcaatctcaccagcctctAGGAGCACGGAGGAAAAGTCCAGGGGCCAGAGTCGCAAGTAGCCATCCTCGGAGCCCACAGCACATGTGGCAGTAGAGACACTGAGGCTACTGATAGCAATGCCGGACCCTGGAAAGGGTAGCCATCAGTACCTCAATGTGATGTCACTTCCCCGAGGAATGGGTCCCCACCTACCCACGCTAAAGTTCTGCTTCTCGGCGAGGGGAGCACCAGGGGACCGTGCAGGCAGCAAGCGGCGGACGTGCTGCACAGACATGCGCTGGTGGTCAATCTCCAGGATGTGACCACTATGGCTGCACACAAAGCTGCAGAGGGAGGGTGGAGTGAGGGAGGCACTCAAGGTAAAGGGAGGGCTGGGTAAGAACAAAGGTGGGGACTCACAGCGTGCCGGCCGAGGGGGCACAGTGGCCATCCTGTGCCTGTGCAAAAGCAAggtcagtgagctccagtgaACAGTACTCCCCCAGGTCCACAGCGCAGGACCGAAGGACACCACCCCGCAGCCGCCAGAGCCTCACGCTGCCCCGACCACATGATGCCATCCTGTAGGAATGGAAGAGTAAGCAACGTGGAGCAGAGAGGGGCTGGAGGCCCAAATCCTGTCCTGGTACCACAGAGCCTGGCCACGTCACCTGGTTTCATCAAAAAAGGCCACCTGGAAGGCCCGAATATCGAAGTCAGTGTGCACTTTTGCAAGAACCACGACCTCACCGCCAAGGCCCGTCTGCTCTGTACCCCAGGCCACCACCACCTGCAACCAAAGTAGATTGAACTCTCAGGGCAGACACCAAGCCCCGCGAGAGCTCTGCCTAGCCCTGCCCTGTAAGGACTAGCTGAGCCCTCAGCCCCTCAACAGGTAGGGAGGGACTTTTCCCTGACACAGAGACCAACCAGCCCCTGAGCATCAGGTCTGCAGAGTGCAGCTGTAGCTGTCTATAGAGATAAGCAAAACCTGACTGAGACTGGGGCGTAGATCAGTGGCAGGCAACTGGCTAACATAAGGCCCTAAATTGGATTCCCAACATTCTGGGAAGAACGAACATAGCTCACACTGAAACAATGGGTCAGTTCAGGGCAGCTAAATGCTTACAACTCTGAGAACCCTGACCATTTAAATACAGATTCagtgtatgtagccctggctggcctggagcttgatatgtagaccagactggcctagcgAATGGCCCTGTttcctggggggaaaaaaaacgaAGCAAAGCCAATCAAAACAAAGGAATGTGCCATCACATCTAGGTCATCTtgatattcattctctctctctctcgcccctccccagatttatttattttatgtatatgagtacactgcagccatcagacacaccagaaaagggtatcagatcccattacagatggttgtgagccaccttgtggttgctgggaattgaactcagaacctctggaagagcagacagtgctcttaaccatgcagtcatctctccagccctcattttaaAGCAAGATagacatactattttttttttttttaaatggaagtctttttttttttttttaaatcttttagatttatttattatatgtaagtacactgtagctgtcttcagacactccagaagagggagtcagatctcattacggatggttgtgagccaccatgtggttgctgggatttgaactccagacctttggaagagcagtcgggtgctcttacctgctgagccatctcaccagcccccgacaTACTATTTTAATAAgcagaaataaacaaagacaagagttttagaaaacaaaagctgGGCCAGGGAGTGATGGCACACATTTTTAGtcccagcaatcaggaagcagaggtaggcagatctgagttgaaggccagcctggtcttcagagtgagttccaggatagccaaggttatatagagaaccctgtctcaaaaaaaccaacaaaaccaaacaaataatcaaacagcaaacaaataaacaaacaaaaaagcaagcaaaggcTGGCTGGAGCGCACCACCCAAGCAACAGGTACCAGGCTCATTGACACATTACCGTCCTCCCGTGTCTGTCCTTGCCCACACCGCAGAGGAGTGCCCCACTGCCAGAGAAGCTGTAGGTGTGAAAGATGAGGTCAGCATCTGATGAGGCATCTCCcactgcccctgctgccctgatccAAGGCTACTGCACCTGAGGGAGCAGATGGTGTGCAGTGGGCTTCTGAAGAGAGACAGGCAACCCCCAGTCTGGAAGTCCCAGAGACGCACCATGCTGGGAGGCTGCACCTGAGCTGAGGCTAGCAGTGTATCACTGCCATTGAGCGCCAGGGCAGAGACCTGGAGATGTAGAATAAGGAAGGGAATGTAATATGGCCTGCAGGTTCACCTCTCCCTCTCTAGGCCCAGCAGGCATGTACCTTGTCGGTGTGGCCAAGGAAAAATCTCTGCTGTCCAGTGTCAATCTGCAGGACAATTATGACTGCATGGCAGGGGTAAACAACAGCCACACCATCTTTGGTCCACAGGGCCTAGCATAGGAGGGCCAGGACCAAAGTCACCCACAGAAACCCAGCCAGGACCCTCTTGGTTGCTTAGAAGGGGAGtctgacacacacatgtatgcacacagcacacacaagagGCATTTGGCCACCCAAAGacacatctctctcacacacacacacacacacacacatatacacatatacaaacacatataggCATATGTGCAGAAATCAACTAAAGCCTCTTCACCATAAAAAACTGGTGATCTTGCAGCAAAAGATCAAAGACTCAGAGAACACGCCCAGAAGGGCCTAGAGAGTacccagaaagaagagaaacaccaCTCCTTTCTAACTGAGGTCTTTCCGAGAGGCCCACTGCATATACTGGAGCTGACTTCCCACATCATACCCACTTCCAATACATCTGGTCTGGATCAGAGAGACCCACACTCATAGACATAACCggggctggaaagacggctcagcGGAAAAGGCAGTCTAGTACTCTTGGAGAAGACTCACGTTCTGCCCCAAGCTCCCccacggtggctcacagctgcctgtgagtCCTGCTCAAagcatctgatgccctttctgatctctgtgggcttCTGCACACAGGCAGTaaggatacacatacacataaaataaacaaatctttatgggactggaaagatggctcagcagtataAAGAACTTGGTTCCTTTTACAAAGGGCCCCAGGTTCagtgtgtagctttggctgtcctg
Proteins encoded in this region:
- the Wdr90 gene encoding WD repeat-containing protein 90 isoform X4, coding for MLYLSRHYSHLKSIRLCASLLVRNLYTSDLCFDPAVTVTEARRAKLSVNPMPREMAFPVPKGESWHDNYIHIRFPSDSSKVPDEQVEKSCSPPEAVFLGRMSRHLPHPVVLGKPLLSSKSPVAQACSSALVSVPGKGLGTGAPRVLMAHVPLQPCQVLSASSRLPEVSRNYRYGEVSSVSASSIQSQRPSVHHEVPDAHTVSGERHVFADRSSGVPMALEDIGSCKLFLPDPVLRLKGVIGFGGHSTQWALWTKDGVAVVYPCHAVIIVLQIDTGQQRFFLGHTDKVSALALNGSDTLLASAQVQPPSMVRLWDFQTGGCLSLFRSPLHTICSLSFSGSGALLCGVGKDRHGRTVVVAWGTEQTGLGGEVVVLAKVHTDFDIRAFQVAFFDETRMASCGRGSVRLWRLRGGVLRSCAVDLGEYCSLELTDLAFAQAQDGHCAPSAGTLFVCSHSGHILEIDHQRMSVQHVRRLLPARSPGAPLAEKQNFSVGSGIAISSLSVSTATCAVGSEDGYLRLWPLDFSSVLLEAEHDGPVSSVSFSPDGLRVLSTTTSGHLGFLDVPSREYTVLARSHMAPVLALSTEQNRGQMATVSLDHTVRIWDLATLQQLYDFSSSEDTPCAVAFHPTLPNFFCGFSSGAVRSFSLENAGVLVEHTRHRGAITSLVITLDGRFLFSSCSQGSLVQYSCAVSQCCVLRVAANMVCQDGRPNPNILAVSGDSCRLAFVGPSKCMVTIVESASLDELLRVDVSTLNLASNHLDWAVAICFSPGNSGHLLVSTSSNKVVVLDAVSGHTLRELSSVRSRACCSLALSEDAHLLLAATDRTITVWDYSTQANPSCQVYIGHSEPVHAVAFTPDQLQVISVGDAIFLWDILATPERDGGDHEAPPVHEAGSSSGQLDDLASGASGLPRQQVPIPFQALPPPLSTHDRLLEGSTGTFSTSDEEGLCEENHVSEALLQGQAPTPHVLVDREASGAGDAPREAAGSSWTQAERPSPHSHMSEWSLRSGKAGLPTRPDSYKHFTARYKTSPRVKSVSFPPIGRERLRLKAVVGYNGNGRANMVWRPDTGFFAYTCGRLVVVEDLHSGTQRHWLGHSQEISTLALNQDGQILASASCCGNTTARCQIRIWDVPKGLCRHLLSHHDTAVQALAFSPDDEFLVTLGDYADRNLALWSMATYELLSSTRLLEPVHGVAFNPWDASELICVGTNAITFWLLQHHGADTCFQVHREPVPEELGASELTSLCYGASPLLYCGSSSGQVCVWDTGTGHCFLAWEADDGEIGVLLCSGSRLISGSNTKRLRLWAVGVVPELRRKGSSARSSSVFMERELTLDGAVVSASFDSGMDMGVVGTTAGTIWYISWTEGTSTRLISGHRTKVNEVVFSPSESHCATCGEDGSVRVWSLASMELVIQFQVLNQSCLCLAWTPPSCELPEQQQVAAGYSDGTLRVFSISRTAMELKMHPHRTALTAIAFSTDGQTILSGDKDGLVAISHPCTGMTFRVLSDHRGAPISAIQSTSKEYGDLGVEGVELWLAASGDQRVSIWVSDWLRDRCELLEWLSFPAPAVSEAPGLLPPSLAAFCPWDKAVLVCVGLGAHEEVIFYSLREKQVIQKTPLPFFAMSLSLSPGAQLMVVGFAECMMRLLDCASGTAQDLEGHDDSVHLCRFTPSGRLLFTAAYNEILVWEVTGPELGT